In one Takifugu flavidus isolate HTHZ2018 chromosome 9, ASM371156v2, whole genome shotgun sequence genomic region, the following are encoded:
- the map7d3 gene encoding MAP7 domain-containing protein 2 isoform X19, which translates to MAEGATTLKGLRAQMAAQAQAQAEERRSLAGNSPGPAANAPARPQGCKPVLDAAALRVDDRLRVAKERREEADKQQALRGSQIMERERKAKLQVERQIEERQKKVEDQRRKEELKRLAVEEKRKQKQEEEKEHYEAVMRRTQERSQRVEQRQKRWSWGGLTDSEGRTDKRSTSTTNLKPQPEACISKRLSSSTTLIKSPDKKCHLCPRSASATPLHPPRGPVRSRSIDRQKSGMTTSVSADGALDPSLKEKQLTSPRGQSPPTPSSTLGRNRSPSPAPNPAPKRTPSPAASKQNSKARPPSPSTMKQRPASPQASSTKPPPIQKPALTPTGPPTLRKRDSKSKDLCPVQAVSPQPSESSKSKDKDAATGTNSAAEAAKILAENRRLMREQREKEEQLRIQREEEEKLRKEEEKRLEEEARLIRLEEEKKLAEERRIKEEEDARKAEEERVRQAEEEAVRQAELQKEREEAEAKAQEEAERVRQERDRIMQQNQQERMERKKRIEEIMKRTRKGDQSDLKREAGDEDKFSHESEEERASQMNSEANQMDDAAMEAEADECVDDSTTEADADDCSLSSGEPADQREEPLGSVNGKPETDDKNQEARSTDGVQAGSPGPEDRHVEGSEFRENEDSNKLGLVSGLNGKPNQWSFEGLIDINGHSNSRPLIEAEDCNQVSITCDGTSDGTRATFEENTLHSSAQPIEALSEM; encoded by the exons CtgcacaggcacaggcacaggCCGAGGAGCGGCGCAGCCTCGCCGGGAACAGTCCAGGACCTGCAGCTAACGCACCAGCCAGACCTCAGGGGTGTAAACCAG TCCTTGACGCCGCCGCACTACGAGTAGACGACCGCCTGCGAGTGGCCAAAGAGAGACGAGAAgaagcagacaaacagcagG CTTTGCGAGGGTCTCAGATCATGGAACGGGAGCGTAAAGCCAAGCTACAAGTGGAGCGGCAAATAGAGGAGCGCCAGAAAAAGGTCGAGGATCAGCGGAGAAAGGAGGAGCTGAAACGCTTGgctgtggaggagaagaggaagcagaaacaggaagaggagaag GAGCACTACGAGGCCGTCATGCGGCGGACACAGGAGCGTAGTCAACGAGtagagcagaggcagaaacgATGGTCCTGGGGAGGGCTGACAGACTCTGAAGGACGAACAG ACAAGCGCTCCACATCCACGACAAACCTGAAACCACAACCTGAGGCTTGCATCAGCAAAcgcctgtcctcctccaccaccctcATCAAATCTCCTGACAAAA agtgtcacctgtgtcctcGCTCAGCCTCTGCCACTCCCCTGCACCCACCACGTGGACCCGTGCGCAGCCGCAGCATCGACCGGCAGAAAAGCGGTATGACCACTTCCGTGTCAGCCGACGGAGCTCTGGACCCGTCTCTG AAGGAAAAACAGTTGACCTCACCTCGAGGACAGAGTCCACCTACCCCGTCTTCTACGCTGGGACGCAACCGTTCTCCATCCCCGGCCCCAAATCCAGCCCCAAAGCGGACTCCCTCCCCCGCAGCATCCAA GCAAAATTCCAAAGCGCGCCCTCCATCTCCTTCTACAATGAAACAGCGTCCTGCATCCCCCCAGGCTTCGTCAACCAAACCCCCTCCTATACAGAAACCAGCTCTCACTCCAACAGGACCCCCCACCTTGAGAAAGAGGGACTCCAAATCCAAGGACCTGTGTCCTGTCCAGGCTGTGTCTCCGCAGCCATCCGAGTCCAGCAAGAGCAAAGACAAAGATG CCGCTACTGGCACCAATTCAGCCGCAGAAGCAGCCAAGATTCTCGCAGAGAACCGTCGCCTGATGAGGGAGCAgcgggagaaagaggagcagctcaggatacagagggaggaggaagagaa gctgaggaaagaagaggagaaacgtCTAGAGGAAGAGGCTCGGCTCATACgcctggaagaggaaaagaagctggcggaggagaggaggattaAAGAAGAGGAGGACGCACGCAAGGCGGAGGAGGAGCGCGTGAGACAAGCGGAGGAAGAAGCGGTGAGACAGGCCGAGCTGCAGAAGGAGCGAGAGGAGGCTGAAGCCAAggcccaggaggaggcagagagggtcCGGCAGGAACGAGACCGCATcatgcagcagaaccagcaggagaggatggagaggaagaag AGGATTGAAGAGATCATGAAGAGAACCAGGAAAGGGGACCAAAGTGACCTAAAG agagaagcaggTGATGAGGATAAATTCTCCCATGAGAGTGAAGAGGAGCGAGCGAGCCAAATGAACTCTGAAGCAA ACCAAATGGATGACGCCGCCATGGAGGCCGAAGCCGACGAGTGCGTGGATGATTCGACCACGGAGGCCGACGCGGACGATTGCAGCCTGTCCTCGGGCGAGCCGGCGGACCAGCGCGAGGAGCCCCTGGGCAGCGTGAATGGGAAACCCGAGACTGACGACAAGAATCAGGAGGCCCGGAGCACAGACGGGGTCCAGGCAGGGAG TCCAGGTCCTGAGGACCGCCACGTCGAGGGCTCAGAGTTCAGAGAGAACGAGGACTCTAACAAGTTGGGCTTGGTGTCGGGGCTGAACGGGAAACCCAACCAGTGGAGCTTCGAGGGACTGATTGACATCAACGGTCATTCAAATAGCCGGCCTCTCATAGAGGCGGAGGACTGTAACCAGGTTTCCATCACCTGTGACGGGACGTCAGATGGGACCAGGGCGACCTTTGAGGAGAACACCCTGCATTCCTCTGCCCAGCCCATAGAAGCCCTGTCAG AGATGTGA
- the map7d3 gene encoding MAP7 domain-containing protein 2 isoform X5 translates to MAEGATTLKGLRAQMAAQAQAQAEERRSLAGNSPGPAANAPARPQGCKPVLDAAALRVDDRLRVAKERREEADKQQALRGSQIMERERKAKLQVERQIEERQKKVEDQRRKEELKRLAVEEKRKQKQEEEKEHYEAVMRRTQERSQRVEQRQKRWSWGGLTDSEGRTGESDATASSPVAIVVTPASPEKPPRSRQDKRSTSTTNLKPQPEACISKRLSSSTTLIKSPDKRVKPRSSSCNRLPSNNSAAQANKEEGKKLQVEQTGHSMKKRSSSLTRVSVGRAQTPTKSDKGTTEDQECHLCPRSASATPLHPPRGPVRSRSIDRQKSGMTTSVSADGALDPSLKEKQLTSPRGQSPPTPSSTLGRNRSPSPAPNPAPKRTPSPAASKQNSKARPPSPSTMKQRPASPQASSTKPPPIQKPALTPTGPPTLRKRDSKSKDLCPVQAVSPQPSESSKSKDKDAATGTNSAAEAAKILAENRRLMREQREKEEQLRIQREEEEKLRKEEEKRLEEEARLIRLEEEKKLAEERRIKEEEDARKAEEERVRQAEEEAVRQAELQKEREEAEAKAQEEAERVRQERDRIMQQNQQERMERKKRIEEIMKRTRKGDQSDLKREAGDEDKFSHESEEERASQMNSEANQMDDAAMEAEADECVDDSTTEADADDCSLSSGEPADQREEPLGSVNGKPETDDKNQEARSTDGVQAGSPGPEDRHVEGSEFRENEDSNKLGLVSGLNGKPNQWSFEGLIDINGHSNSRPLIEAEDCNQVSITCDGTSDGTRATFEENTLHSSAQPIEALSEM, encoded by the exons CtgcacaggcacaggcacaggCCGAGGAGCGGCGCAGCCTCGCCGGGAACAGTCCAGGACCTGCAGCTAACGCACCAGCCAGACCTCAGGGGTGTAAACCAG TCCTTGACGCCGCCGCACTACGAGTAGACGACCGCCTGCGAGTGGCCAAAGAGAGACGAGAAgaagcagacaaacagcagG CTTTGCGAGGGTCTCAGATCATGGAACGGGAGCGTAAAGCCAAGCTACAAGTGGAGCGGCAAATAGAGGAGCGCCAGAAAAAGGTCGAGGATCAGCGGAGAAAGGAGGAGCTGAAACGCTTGgctgtggaggagaagaggaagcagaaacaggaagaggagaag GAGCACTACGAGGCCGTCATGCGGCGGACACAGGAGCGTAGTCAACGAGtagagcagaggcagaaacgATGGTCCTGGGGAGGGCTGACAGACTCTGAAGGACGAACAG GAGAGTCAGATGCCACTGCCTCATCTCCAGTAGCAATAGTTGTCACCCCCGCCTCACCAGAAAAGCCACCAAGGAGCCGACAAG ACAAGCGCTCCACATCCACGACAAACCTGAAACCACAACCTGAGGCTTGCATCAGCAAAcgcctgtcctcctccaccaccctcATCAAATCTCCTGACAAAA GGGTTAAACCAAGAAGTTCCTCTTGTAACCGGTTGCCTAGCAATAACAGTGCTGCTCAGGCCAATAAGGAAGAGGGCAAAAAACTTCAAGTGGAACAGACAG GCCATTCCATGAAGAAGAGGAGTTCCTCTCTCACACGAGTCAGTGTGGGCAGAGCCCAGACCCCTACCAAGTCGGACAAGGGGACGACAGAAGATCAAG agtgtcacctgtgtcctcGCTCAGCCTCTGCCACTCCCCTGCACCCACCACGTGGACCCGTGCGCAGCCGCAGCATCGACCGGCAGAAAAGCGGTATGACCACTTCCGTGTCAGCCGACGGAGCTCTGGACCCGTCTCTG AAGGAAAAACAGTTGACCTCACCTCGAGGACAGAGTCCACCTACCCCGTCTTCTACGCTGGGACGCAACCGTTCTCCATCCCCGGCCCCAAATCCAGCCCCAAAGCGGACTCCCTCCCCCGCAGCATCCAA GCAAAATTCCAAAGCGCGCCCTCCATCTCCTTCTACAATGAAACAGCGTCCTGCATCCCCCCAGGCTTCGTCAACCAAACCCCCTCCTATACAGAAACCAGCTCTCACTCCAACAGGACCCCCCACCTTGAGAAAGAGGGACTCCAAATCCAAGGACCTGTGTCCTGTCCAGGCTGTGTCTCCGCAGCCATCCGAGTCCAGCAAGAGCAAAGACAAAGATG CCGCTACTGGCACCAATTCAGCCGCAGAAGCAGCCAAGATTCTCGCAGAGAACCGTCGCCTGATGAGGGAGCAgcgggagaaagaggagcagctcaggatacagagggaggaggaagagaa gctgaggaaagaagaggagaaacgtCTAGAGGAAGAGGCTCGGCTCATACgcctggaagaggaaaagaagctggcggaggagaggaggattaAAGAAGAGGAGGACGCACGCAAGGCGGAGGAGGAGCGCGTGAGACAAGCGGAGGAAGAAGCGGTGAGACAGGCCGAGCTGCAGAAGGAGCGAGAGGAGGCTGAAGCCAAggcccaggaggaggcagagagggtcCGGCAGGAACGAGACCGCATcatgcagcagaaccagcaggagaggatggagaggaagaag AGGATTGAAGAGATCATGAAGAGAACCAGGAAAGGGGACCAAAGTGACCTAAAG agagaagcaggTGATGAGGATAAATTCTCCCATGAGAGTGAAGAGGAGCGAGCGAGCCAAATGAACTCTGAAGCAA ACCAAATGGATGACGCCGCCATGGAGGCCGAAGCCGACGAGTGCGTGGATGATTCGACCACGGAGGCCGACGCGGACGATTGCAGCCTGTCCTCGGGCGAGCCGGCGGACCAGCGCGAGGAGCCCCTGGGCAGCGTGAATGGGAAACCCGAGACTGACGACAAGAATCAGGAGGCCCGGAGCACAGACGGGGTCCAGGCAGGGAG TCCAGGTCCTGAGGACCGCCACGTCGAGGGCTCAGAGTTCAGAGAGAACGAGGACTCTAACAAGTTGGGCTTGGTGTCGGGGCTGAACGGGAAACCCAACCAGTGGAGCTTCGAGGGACTGATTGACATCAACGGTCATTCAAATAGCCGGCCTCTCATAGAGGCGGAGGACTGTAACCAGGTTTCCATCACCTGTGACGGGACGTCAGATGGGACCAGGGCGACCTTTGAGGAGAACACCCTGCATTCCTCTGCCCAGCCCATAGAAGCCCTGTCAG AGATGTGA
- the map7d3 gene encoding ensconsin isoform X14, which produces MAEGATTLKGLRAQMAAQAQAQAEERRSLAGNSPGPAANAPARPQGCKPVLDAAALRVDDRLRVAKERREEADKQQALRGSQIMERERKAKLQVERQIEERQKKVEDQRRKEELKRLAVEEKRKQKQEEEKEHYEAVMRRTQERSQRVEQRQKRWSWGGLTDSEGRTDKRSTSTTNLKPQPEACISKRLSSSTTLIKSPDKTRRPPSSTVDGGVLSRLLTPTQASLARSKSAATLSADGKDAPASATPLHPPRGPVRSRSIDRQKSGMTTSVSADGALDPSLKEKQLTSPRGQSPPTPSSTLGRNRSPSPAPNPAPKRTPSPAASKQNSKARPPSPSTMKQRPASPQASSTKPPPIQKPALTPTGPPTLRKRDSKSKDLCPVQAVSPQPSESSKSKDKDAATGTNSAAEAAKILAENRRLMREQREKEEQLRIQREEEEKLRKEEEKRLEEEARLIRLEEEKKLAEERRIKEEEDARKAEEERVRQAEEEAVRQAELQKEREEAEAKAQEEAERVRQERDRIMQQNQQERMERKKRIEEIMKRTRKGDQSDLKREAGDEDKFSHESEEERASQMNSEANQMDDAAMEAEADECVDDSTTEADADDCSLSSGEPADQREEPLGSVNGKPETDDKNQEARSTDGVQAGSPGPEDRHVEGSEFRENEDSNKLGLVSGLNGKPNQWSFEGLIDINGHSNSRPLIEAEDCNQVSITCDGTSDGTRATFEENTLHSSAQPIEALSEM; this is translated from the exons CtgcacaggcacaggcacaggCCGAGGAGCGGCGCAGCCTCGCCGGGAACAGTCCAGGACCTGCAGCTAACGCACCAGCCAGACCTCAGGGGTGTAAACCAG TCCTTGACGCCGCCGCACTACGAGTAGACGACCGCCTGCGAGTGGCCAAAGAGAGACGAGAAgaagcagacaaacagcagG CTTTGCGAGGGTCTCAGATCATGGAACGGGAGCGTAAAGCCAAGCTACAAGTGGAGCGGCAAATAGAGGAGCGCCAGAAAAAGGTCGAGGATCAGCGGAGAAAGGAGGAGCTGAAACGCTTGgctgtggaggagaagaggaagcagaaacaggaagaggagaag GAGCACTACGAGGCCGTCATGCGGCGGACACAGGAGCGTAGTCAACGAGtagagcagaggcagaaacgATGGTCCTGGGGAGGGCTGACAGACTCTGAAGGACGAACAG ACAAGCGCTCCACATCCACGACAAACCTGAAACCACAACCTGAGGCTTGCATCAGCAAAcgcctgtcctcctccaccaccctcATCAAATCTCCTGACAAAA CCCGCAGGCCACCGTCCAGCACTGTGGATGGAGGGGTCCTTAGTCGTCTACTCACCCCCACCCAGGCCTCACTAGCTAGGAGCAAGAGTGCCGCCACCCTGTCAGCTGACGGAAAAGATGCTCCAG CCTCTGCCACTCCCCTGCACCCACCACGTGGACCCGTGCGCAGCCGCAGCATCGACCGGCAGAAAAGCGGTATGACCACTTCCGTGTCAGCCGACGGAGCTCTGGACCCGTCTCTG AAGGAAAAACAGTTGACCTCACCTCGAGGACAGAGTCCACCTACCCCGTCTTCTACGCTGGGACGCAACCGTTCTCCATCCCCGGCCCCAAATCCAGCCCCAAAGCGGACTCCCTCCCCCGCAGCATCCAA GCAAAATTCCAAAGCGCGCCCTCCATCTCCTTCTACAATGAAACAGCGTCCTGCATCCCCCCAGGCTTCGTCAACCAAACCCCCTCCTATACAGAAACCAGCTCTCACTCCAACAGGACCCCCCACCTTGAGAAAGAGGGACTCCAAATCCAAGGACCTGTGTCCTGTCCAGGCTGTGTCTCCGCAGCCATCCGAGTCCAGCAAGAGCAAAGACAAAGATG CCGCTACTGGCACCAATTCAGCCGCAGAAGCAGCCAAGATTCTCGCAGAGAACCGTCGCCTGATGAGGGAGCAgcgggagaaagaggagcagctcaggatacagagggaggaggaagagaa gctgaggaaagaagaggagaaacgtCTAGAGGAAGAGGCTCGGCTCATACgcctggaagaggaaaagaagctggcggaggagaggaggattaAAGAAGAGGAGGACGCACGCAAGGCGGAGGAGGAGCGCGTGAGACAAGCGGAGGAAGAAGCGGTGAGACAGGCCGAGCTGCAGAAGGAGCGAGAGGAGGCTGAAGCCAAggcccaggaggaggcagagagggtcCGGCAGGAACGAGACCGCATcatgcagcagaaccagcaggagaggatggagaggaagaag AGGATTGAAGAGATCATGAAGAGAACCAGGAAAGGGGACCAAAGTGACCTAAAG agagaagcaggTGATGAGGATAAATTCTCCCATGAGAGTGAAGAGGAGCGAGCGAGCCAAATGAACTCTGAAGCAA ACCAAATGGATGACGCCGCCATGGAGGCCGAAGCCGACGAGTGCGTGGATGATTCGACCACGGAGGCCGACGCGGACGATTGCAGCCTGTCCTCGGGCGAGCCGGCGGACCAGCGCGAGGAGCCCCTGGGCAGCGTGAATGGGAAACCCGAGACTGACGACAAGAATCAGGAGGCCCGGAGCACAGACGGGGTCCAGGCAGGGAG TCCAGGTCCTGAGGACCGCCACGTCGAGGGCTCAGAGTTCAGAGAGAACGAGGACTCTAACAAGTTGGGCTTGGTGTCGGGGCTGAACGGGAAACCCAACCAGTGGAGCTTCGAGGGACTGATTGACATCAACGGTCATTCAAATAGCCGGCCTCTCATAGAGGCGGAGGACTGTAACCAGGTTTCCATCACCTGTGACGGGACGTCAGATGGGACCAGGGCGACCTTTGAGGAGAACACCCTGCATTCCTCTGCCCAGCCCATAGAAGCCCTGTCAG AGATGTGA
- the map7d3 gene encoding ensconsin isoform X2 has translation MAEGATTLKGLRAQMAAQAQAQAEERRSLAGNSPGPAANAPARPQGCKPVLDAAALRVDDRLRVAKERREEADKQQALRGSQIMERERKAKLQVERQIEERQKKVEDQRRKEELKRLAVEEKRKQKQEEEKEHYEAVMRRTQERSQRVEQRQKRWSWGGLTDSEGRTGESDATASSPVAIVVTPASPEKPPRSRQDKRSTSTTNLKPQPEACISKRLSSSTTLIKSPDKRVKPRSSSCNRLPSNNSAAQANKEEGKKLQVEQTGHSMKKRSSSLTRVSVGRAQTPTKSDKGTTEDQARRPPSSTVDGGVLSRLLTPTQASLARSKSAATLSADGKDAPASATPLHPPRGPVRSRSIDRQKSGMTTSVSADGALDPSLKEKQLTSPRGQSPPTPSSTLGRNRSPSPAPNPAPKRTPSPAASKQNSKARPPSPSTMKQRPASPQASSTKPPPIQKPALTPTGPPTLRKRDSKSKDLCPVQAVSPQPSESSKSKDKDAATGTNSAAEAAKILAENRRLMREQREKEEQLRIQREEEEKLRKEEEKRLEEEARLIRLEEEKKLAEERRIKEEEDARKAEEERVRQAEEEAVRQAELQKEREEAEAKAQEEAERVRQERDRIMQQNQQERMERKKRIEEIMKRTRKGDQSDLKREAGDEDKFSHESEEERASQMNSEANQMDDAAMEAEADECVDDSTTEADADDCSLSSGEPADQREEPLGSVNGKPETDDKNQEARSTDGVQAGSPGPEDRHVEGSEFRENEDSNKLGLVSGLNGKPNQWSFEGLIDINGHSNSRPLIEAEDCNQVSITCDGTSDGTRATFEENTLHSSAQPIEALSEM, from the exons CtgcacaggcacaggcacaggCCGAGGAGCGGCGCAGCCTCGCCGGGAACAGTCCAGGACCTGCAGCTAACGCACCAGCCAGACCTCAGGGGTGTAAACCAG TCCTTGACGCCGCCGCACTACGAGTAGACGACCGCCTGCGAGTGGCCAAAGAGAGACGAGAAgaagcagacaaacagcagG CTTTGCGAGGGTCTCAGATCATGGAACGGGAGCGTAAAGCCAAGCTACAAGTGGAGCGGCAAATAGAGGAGCGCCAGAAAAAGGTCGAGGATCAGCGGAGAAAGGAGGAGCTGAAACGCTTGgctgtggaggagaagaggaagcagaaacaggaagaggagaag GAGCACTACGAGGCCGTCATGCGGCGGACACAGGAGCGTAGTCAACGAGtagagcagaggcagaaacgATGGTCCTGGGGAGGGCTGACAGACTCTGAAGGACGAACAG GAGAGTCAGATGCCACTGCCTCATCTCCAGTAGCAATAGTTGTCACCCCCGCCTCACCAGAAAAGCCACCAAGGAGCCGACAAG ACAAGCGCTCCACATCCACGACAAACCTGAAACCACAACCTGAGGCTTGCATCAGCAAAcgcctgtcctcctccaccaccctcATCAAATCTCCTGACAAAA GGGTTAAACCAAGAAGTTCCTCTTGTAACCGGTTGCCTAGCAATAACAGTGCTGCTCAGGCCAATAAGGAAGAGGGCAAAAAACTTCAAGTGGAACAGACAG GCCATTCCATGAAGAAGAGGAGTTCCTCTCTCACACGAGTCAGTGTGGGCAGAGCCCAGACCCCTACCAAGTCGGACAAGGGGACGACAGAAGATCAAG CCCGCAGGCCACCGTCCAGCACTGTGGATGGAGGGGTCCTTAGTCGTCTACTCACCCCCACCCAGGCCTCACTAGCTAGGAGCAAGAGTGCCGCCACCCTGTCAGCTGACGGAAAAGATGCTCCAG CCTCTGCCACTCCCCTGCACCCACCACGTGGACCCGTGCGCAGCCGCAGCATCGACCGGCAGAAAAGCGGTATGACCACTTCCGTGTCAGCCGACGGAGCTCTGGACCCGTCTCTG AAGGAAAAACAGTTGACCTCACCTCGAGGACAGAGTCCACCTACCCCGTCTTCTACGCTGGGACGCAACCGTTCTCCATCCCCGGCCCCAAATCCAGCCCCAAAGCGGACTCCCTCCCCCGCAGCATCCAA GCAAAATTCCAAAGCGCGCCCTCCATCTCCTTCTACAATGAAACAGCGTCCTGCATCCCCCCAGGCTTCGTCAACCAAACCCCCTCCTATACAGAAACCAGCTCTCACTCCAACAGGACCCCCCACCTTGAGAAAGAGGGACTCCAAATCCAAGGACCTGTGTCCTGTCCAGGCTGTGTCTCCGCAGCCATCCGAGTCCAGCAAGAGCAAAGACAAAGATG CCGCTACTGGCACCAATTCAGCCGCAGAAGCAGCCAAGATTCTCGCAGAGAACCGTCGCCTGATGAGGGAGCAgcgggagaaagaggagcagctcaggatacagagggaggaggaagagaa gctgaggaaagaagaggagaaacgtCTAGAGGAAGAGGCTCGGCTCATACgcctggaagaggaaaagaagctggcggaggagaggaggattaAAGAAGAGGAGGACGCACGCAAGGCGGAGGAGGAGCGCGTGAGACAAGCGGAGGAAGAAGCGGTGAGACAGGCCGAGCTGCAGAAGGAGCGAGAGGAGGCTGAAGCCAAggcccaggaggaggcagagagggtcCGGCAGGAACGAGACCGCATcatgcagcagaaccagcaggagaggatggagaggaagaag AGGATTGAAGAGATCATGAAGAGAACCAGGAAAGGGGACCAAAGTGACCTAAAG agagaagcaggTGATGAGGATAAATTCTCCCATGAGAGTGAAGAGGAGCGAGCGAGCCAAATGAACTCTGAAGCAA ACCAAATGGATGACGCCGCCATGGAGGCCGAAGCCGACGAGTGCGTGGATGATTCGACCACGGAGGCCGACGCGGACGATTGCAGCCTGTCCTCGGGCGAGCCGGCGGACCAGCGCGAGGAGCCCCTGGGCAGCGTGAATGGGAAACCCGAGACTGACGACAAGAATCAGGAGGCCCGGAGCACAGACGGGGTCCAGGCAGGGAG TCCAGGTCCTGAGGACCGCCACGTCGAGGGCTCAGAGTTCAGAGAGAACGAGGACTCTAACAAGTTGGGCTTGGTGTCGGGGCTGAACGGGAAACCCAACCAGTGGAGCTTCGAGGGACTGATTGACATCAACGGTCATTCAAATAGCCGGCCTCTCATAGAGGCGGAGGACTGTAACCAGGTTTCCATCACCTGTGACGGGACGTCAGATGGGACCAGGGCGACCTTTGAGGAGAACACCCTGCATTCCTCTGCCCAGCCCATAGAAGCCCTGTCAG AGATGTGA